In a single window of the Aridibaculum aurantiacum genome:
- a CDS encoding DUF6617 family protein, with amino-acid sequence MSNGLEVFNKILFLNLRPWMQGQVSEQKYLELLQEVQKEHYQFQPLFKVTFPKPVNNKRKYYAFLMENAAISYFNSIHSLISRANDNGKKYWVNDTINKKLKPKLKEAQQVIKENGYTREAINTTSNTTNYEDLRDNSYIIQLLKFHLIHIYLEFQNIYAHLLSEDQLTEEEIRQYYFSEAVIDKPVLTKADEVKLPATSVQIKVEPEEKSLPVYKLDFRPEEKGVLPFDVMIKNPDRFASFEEELYSHDLIDNNRNFKNIHGQLQELAAVYYVLIRKGYFNKMNLQKRKEITPLDVRKFLDHRYAASTIKQFNIWKNDPDGLAAFIEKYYWLAALPTC; translated from the coding sequence ATGAGTAATGGCTTAGAGGTATTCAATAAAATATTATTTCTGAACCTTCGCCCCTGGATGCAGGGGCAGGTTTCAGAGCAAAAGTATCTTGAACTATTACAGGAGGTTCAGAAAGAGCACTACCAGTTCCAACCCTTATTTAAAGTAACCTTTCCAAAGCCGGTAAACAACAAAAGAAAGTACTATGCCTTTCTAATGGAAAACGCTGCTATCAGCTATTTTAATTCTATTCATTCTCTTATCTCGAGGGCTAACGATAACGGTAAGAAGTATTGGGTCAATGATACTATAAACAAAAAGCTGAAGCCTAAGCTGAAAGAAGCACAGCAGGTAATAAAAGAAAACGGCTACACACGGGAAGCCATCAACACCACTTCAAACACTACAAACTACGAAGACCTTCGTGATAATTCTTATATTATCCAGCTTCTAAAGTTCCATCTTATTCACATCTACCTTGAATTTCAAAATATATATGCACACCTGCTAAGTGAAGACCAGTTAACCGAAGAGGAAATACGACAGTATTATTTTAGTGAAGCTGTGATTGATAAGCCAGTACTTACTAAAGCTGATGAAGTAAAACTTCCTGCAACGTCTGTTCAAATAAAAGTGGAACCTGAAGAAAAATCTTTACCGGTTTATAAATTAGACTTTCGACCTGAAGAAAAAGGAGTATTGCCTTTTGACGTAATGATTAAGAACCCGGACAGGTTTGCAAGTTTTGAAGAAGAGCTTTACAGTCACGACCTGATTGACAACAACCGAAACTTCAAAAATATTCACGGACAGTTGCAAGAGTTAGCTGCAGTTTATTATGTGTTAATCCGAAAGGGATATTTCAACAAGATGAACTTACAGAAGCGCAAAGAAATTACTCCTTTGGACGTAAGAAAGTTTTTAGACCACCGTTACGCCGCATCAACAATAAAACAATTCAATATCTGGAAAAACGACCCTGACGGCTTAGCCGCATTTATAGAAAAATACTACTGGTTAGCGGCTTTACCCACCTGCTAA
- a CDS encoding site-specific integrase: MEQPQVFVSFFLDASRPNSDGKCLIKLNIYQKPHKRRYATKFHVTKEDWAKLNSAKLRDEDLKEIKKKLNALQSQAEDVVATIKPFSFVTFEDAFIKGIVTTPTATTSRMLTDWFTTSINLLKANDQVGTAGTYQTTINSINEFKKNLQIQDITPAFLQSYEKHLRSENKSLSTISIYMRNLRSIINKAIKDKFLSRDAYPFKSYEIPTGQNVKKALKDFDINHILTYTPEKADQQKAVDFWIFSYLCSGINFADIIALKPSNISGNYLTFYRQKTIRTKKKDLRPIKVGLNSRALAIIEKYKNTDPQNPYLFSILEAGLSAKTIKNRCQRFIKWVNKRMYEICEDLGIENKTGTYAARHTFSTVMKRKGAPTSFIKDALGHSSVATTENYLDSFEDEVILEYANALTTFNQSVLKAV, translated from the coding sequence ATGGAACAGCCACAAGTTTTCGTTAGCTTTTTTTTAGATGCTTCCCGCCCAAATTCTGATGGCAAATGCCTGATAAAACTCAACATCTACCAGAAGCCCCACAAAAGAAGGTACGCTACAAAATTTCATGTTACCAAAGAAGACTGGGCAAAGCTCAACAGTGCAAAACTTCGTGATGAGGATTTGAAGGAAATCAAGAAAAAGCTGAATGCGCTACAGTCGCAGGCAGAAGATGTAGTTGCAACCATCAAACCTTTTTCCTTTGTAACTTTTGAAGATGCGTTTATAAAAGGCATTGTAACCACTCCCACCGCTACCACCAGCAGAATGTTAACCGACTGGTTCACCACTTCAATAAACCTGTTAAAAGCAAATGACCAGGTAGGTACTGCCGGCACTTATCAAACTACCATCAACTCAATTAACGAGTTTAAGAAAAATCTTCAGATACAGGATATTACTCCGGCGTTCTTGCAGTCTTACGAAAAGCACCTGCGTAGCGAAAACAAGTCTCTAAGTACTATCAGCATTTACATGAGAAACCTTAGGTCCATAATTAATAAGGCAATCAAAGACAAGTTTCTTTCTCGGGATGCTTATCCTTTCAAAAGTTATGAAATACCTACAGGGCAGAATGTAAAGAAGGCTTTGAAAGATTTTGACATTAATCACATACTTACTTACACCCCCGAGAAAGCAGACCAACAGAAAGCAGTTGATTTTTGGATTTTCTCTTATTTATGTAGCGGGATAAATTTCGCTGATATTATTGCTTTAAAGCCAAGCAATATCAGCGGCAACTATCTTACTTTCTACAGGCAAAAAACTATCAGAACCAAAAAGAAAGATTTGCGTCCTATAAAAGTCGGTCTCAATTCCAGAGCTCTTGCCATCATCGAAAAATATAAAAATACAGACCCACAAAACCCTTACTTGTTTTCAATCCTTGAAGCTGGTCTATCTGCCAAAACAATTAAGAACCGTTGCCAGCGCTTTATTAAGTGGGTTAATAAAAGAATGTATGAAATATGCGAAGATTTAGGCATTGAAAACAAAACAGGTACTTATGCAGCCCGTCATACTTTCTCTACAGTTATGAAGCGCAAAGGAGCTCCAACATCATTTATAAAAGATGCTTTAGGTCATAGCAGCGTAGCCACTACAGAAAATTATTTAGATAGCTTTGAAGATGAAGTAATTTTAGAGTATGCAAATGCATTAACTACTTTCAATCAATCAGTCTTAAAGGCAGTATGA
- a CDS encoding DNA-3-methyladenine glycosylase I, translated as MTYCEAVTSMEPGNVHIHYHNEQYGFPIHDDNELFARLVLEINQAGLSWTTILKKKENFYQAYSQFDIAAVAEYGEEDVKRLLADAGIIRNRLKVQAAIYNAQQILALQQQYGSFEQWLNHHYPLSKNEWIKIFKKTFRFTGGEIVNEFLMSTGYLEGANIPSCAVYAKVLESKPMWQKCRVENELV; from the coding sequence ATGACTTATTGCGAAGCAGTAACCAGTATGGAGCCGGGGAATGTTCATATTCATTACCATAATGAGCAATATGGTTTTCCTATACATGACGACAATGAACTTTTTGCTCGACTTGTTTTAGAGATCAACCAGGCTGGTCTTAGCTGGACAACCATTCTAAAAAAGAAAGAAAACTTTTACCAGGCGTATAGCCAATTTGATATAGCCGCTGTTGCAGAATATGGTGAAGAAGATGTAAAACGTTTGCTGGCTGATGCAGGGATTATCCGCAACAGGTTGAAGGTGCAGGCAGCTATTTATAATGCACAGCAGATACTTGCACTACAGCAGCAGTATGGTTCGTTTGAACAATGGCTCAATCATCATTACCCGCTTAGTAAGAATGAGTGGATAAAGATTTTTAAAAAGACTTTCAGGTTTACGGGAGGAGAGATCGTGAACGAGTTTCTTATGAGCACGGGCTATTTAGAAGGAGCTAATATACCATCGTGTGCGGTATATGCAAAGGTGCTTGAGAGCAAGCCTATGTGGCAAAAGTGTAGGGTTGAAAATGAACTAGTTTAA